From the Brienomyrus brachyistius isolate T26 chromosome 23, BBRACH_0.4, whole genome shotgun sequence genome, the window AGAGCGGGACAGGGAGGGGTGGCGTTCCCGTGGGTGACCCCGCCTCCTGGCACTACATGCTGGTGGGCAGTTtctgtttcctgttctttgctgggatgccagtcttcTCATACTCCTCCTTCTCTTTAACATATTGCTGTTTGCACTCTTCTTGAAATTCGGGATCCTTGTAGCTGCCGGGACAGAACGAAAACTCCATGAGCTGAAACTGCGTAGATATTTCTAGACAAAACATGAAGTTCAGGGGCTTAACATATGATAACCTGCAATTGAACCTACAGGCTGACTACCCAGATAAAAAGAACTTAtggcgcttttccactggccCACAGGAACCAAGCCGAACCCAAGCTGTACTGCGAAGAAAAAACTAGTTACAACACGGTTCTGATTCGCTTTGGGTTTCCACTGCAGTAGGGTTCAGCTTGGCAACGGCATTGCCAGGTTTGGAGAGTGACAGTGATATGAAACTGAAGCgatgcttatttactgttcacacggTTGTACATCATGATGCACTAAGTGCAAAGATCCGCTAGTACATCTGTGACAATTGTCGCGTTATGTTACCATCAAATGCTTGGAAACTTTCAAGTGCTGAGTTACCAGCAAGGCATCAATGCATTACGATGTGCGACACtactaataatatatataatatgaccCTTTTTCTTTTAGATAATGCATGTATAACgaaaaccaattagattgtgGCAACAAAATCAGTTCGGTTTGGTCACACTTTCAGCCCTGCTAGTAGGCAGAGCCGTGTCAGTGTGGATATGGCTTGGGTACAGCTCGCATAATTTAAAATGGAAAACCGTCAGTTCACGGTACAGCTCGGTTTTCCATGGCAGTGGAAGAGTGCCATTAGAAAGATCGTCATGCCACACGTGTCAATGATAGCCCAGAGATCTGATCCCACGCCCTGGGGAGCCTTTGCTCACTGATGGCTCTAATCTGATAACTCGAGGCCCAAACGGCAGGCACAGTATTTCGGCACAGCGCCCCCCGGCTGCCCGTCGACTCACTGCATAGACAGGCACTCCTTGAGCGCTGCGTTCTGCTCCTGACACTTAACCACCATCAGGAAACCACTCTCCTTACAGCAGTGGGTAAAGGCTGAAATGGAAGAGAGAGCGAGGGttaggggtcaaaggtcaaacatGTACCCAATCTGCTACTGCCCGCATTGTCTGGCACCAGGTCAACGACCAGAGATTTCAGTGCCTGCCCACCGGTTCTCTGATACCTGCATTTTACAAATGTTCAAACTGGGTGCTCATAAAATATGGGAAACCACATTATACCACACTGTTCTACGCGGTCTGAACAAAGCCAACATACAACAAGGCAACACAGGGACGACATCTTGTAATCACAGATCACAAGAACAGAATAGGAGATAAGCCCCACAGGGGGTTTGGGATGCCAGTTGCCCTGGTCCAGAACAGGGAGGTGCTGGTGGCAATGGTGCTGGTGGCTGAGGGGGGAGGGGCGTCATATGACAAAAGCCAACACTGATTGGCTCAAAAGGTCCCAGGCTGTTGGGAGCCGAGCCCTGCACTGAAAAGCATCGTTAGAATGTGACAAAACTGCCTCCGGCTACAGGCCCACATGGCCGATGAATAAGGACAGAGGAGCAGGAACTGAAAAGGGTGGCCGGCCAGGGTACATGCAAGCCCCCTGCTGCTTTAATTACTGCGGCGCGCATCTCCCCATTAATGACACACCTTCGTCCATCAGACGTGGGTCGGCATAAAGCAGGCCGGGAGAAAAGGGgaaagggagggaaaaaaagataaACCCATGTGCTCATTAACAAATGGAAATCAGCCGGTGAAAGATTTCAGTACAATTCACAAAAAAAACGCCACATGTCGGTTTGACTTCCATTTACGGGTCGGTCTCGCTGCCCTTTCCTTTACTGCAGGGCACCTAAGACAGCCCAATGCAAAGTCCTGCAATGCGCGGGAAACGCTAAGAGAAGGATCGTGCCTAACCGACAGCTCTCATCCTCCCGATGAGGCTTTAACAGAGCCTCGATGCTAAAGGGAGACGTCCAGTCTAACGTGGAAATGTGGTGGCGAGGTGCAGGCAGCTGGTCACAGGTCCACAAAACCACACAGgctccatttatttttttttagttccTACTTCACACCAAAGCTGTTAGGCCGCGCCAAAAAGATATAGTACAAGCAGATAGGCCAACTTCGATGCACTCGGATGTTATCTGTCACAAAAATAGATTTTAATTAGGAGAGTCAGTATGACTAAGCATAGTTAAcaatacatacatttttttttataaattttttacatttactaataatatatttaaaaacactGAGCCTATAGGTTCTTGGAGGAGTGTTGATGCAGAAAACCGTCTTCATTGCTCACAGAGGAAAGTGAGTGTTGGTTTtctgtactgggggggggggggggacaacaagAACAAGAACCATAACTAATATTGAAAGATGACACAGGGTTTAGCTTAttattgattgcattcataTCATAATTTAGTTAGAAAGGTAGACAGACAGTGAATGACACTGTCCTTCGAAATAGGAGAAGCAAACCCAGTTTGTGGGGAAACAAAGCCCTTACACACCACTGCCTGATGAGGAACGTGGGGAATATTCAATCCGACGGCATATAAGGTGATGGTCCTCATCTCCCTTTCAAATGAATAAAAGGTGAGATCTCCGTATCTCCGCTACGTGCTGGAGCGGCTTGGCCTGTCGGATTACTGCGGAGTTATCAGAGCGAGAGCCGCGGCTCTGGCAGGAGACACATCCCATCCATGCGACTGATCCTAagcctgcatgcatctccaaTCAACCTGATCAAGCGAGACGTGCCGTCCCACAGCCCCCAGAGCGACGTGCCAGGTATCCGCAAAAGGAAGAGCCAACGAGTGAGCTCCACGGACACAATGCCCCCATAATGAGGGCCCTAAACGTGGTCAACACCAAAGACCCCGTTCCTCATACTCGTCAAAGGGCATATTTCACTGGTATATTTTTACTATACTTGAGGAATTAAGAgttaactaatttccagctTACATTACATGAAGCTCATCTGGTGTAGACATTTCTAAATGAAGACCTAACTGGTcccccgaaaaaaaaaaacctgagaaTAACTGATCTATTAGACCTACGATTAAAAAAACATCACAAATACATTCCTCAAGCTGTTCAGATGAAAATGACCAAAATGACTCCGAAACAAAAGGTGTGGAAAGTTCTCCTGTGTTCAGGTGCAGAACCCTCTGCTGAGCGTGGgggcaaaaaaaggaaaaaaaaaacaaaacaaaaaataaaaatggagattaaaaaaaagcacGTAAAGGCTCCGTTCCACGGCTTCCCCTCACACTCGTCCTGGCTGCTGCGAGTTTTCTGGCTCCGGCTGCAGCAGGTCCTGCTGCGCACGCCCTCTCACTCCGCCCCACCTGCGCCCGCGTGGGGACATGTGGCAGAGAGGGCCATCTCCAAAGCGGCGCGACGAGAACGCGTGAggcacccccatcccccccccccccccccgccccaccccccacagccgGGCTCTTTTTAATGAGGCACACAGCGGGAGCTCTGCTGGGGCACGTTAGGAGTGTGAGGAACAGATGAGTTCATTGTTCCGGGGCTACAAGCGCGGCTCGCCCGCTTCAGCCACGCCGGCCCAAACCTGGGGTCTGCAGCACGGGGAGGGACGACCCCCTCACTCGGTCCCGGGCGCCTCCCAGGGACAAGCCTGCTCGGAGGAGGCAGTATCTTGGGGCGATGCGTGGTCGGGGTTCACAACCCAGGCTAACTGGTTATTCGACAGTTATCCCAAATAAACAACCTATGCTGTTCATATAAATTATGGAAGCCCTCAGTTGTGCATTGGCTACATTTATACCGACTTGTACgttttaaatctctttttataAATACGGGGGCAGCTCTAATAATGCAAAGAACAGAAGTGAACATGCACTGATGCAGCACGGTACACACGTGGCGAACGACAAAAGACAAGCTCGGAACAAAATGGCATGCGAGTATGGGCGACGCTCTGGTGCCCACCTCCCTCCTTGGCATCCATGTTGGCATGCGTTGCCTGCGGACCAGCTTGGAGTCTGCTGCTCCCGGACCTCGGGGGAGCAGCCCGTCCCGAGGCCCGGTCAGCTCGCGGATGGGCGGGGGCCAAGCCCGCGAGTCTGCGCCAGGGTCTCAGTGGgacgccccctttctgggcccAGCGTGCCGCACGGAGGCTCGGTCAGCGCAAGACGTGTCCATCTGCCCCGCCGCCTCCACCCGTGGATGGCCCACTCCGCTCCGGTATGTAAATGACCAACTGCCACCCACTGAAGACACATGGTTCACCTTCAAGAGGTTAGCCGTTTGGTTCACATCCTTCCCGTTGCCTTTGTCCGTGTCACTAGGTGTGTCTTCCGTGTGGGAAATGTTATTTTACTTGTGGCAGTGAGTTGTGGTCAcattcagttgcactgtggaGGAGACAGGACCATTCCAAGGGCCCATGAGTGATAGGGGCCctaaacattttttaaacataATTGAATTGGTTGGGGGTCCAACATGAaaagctttcatggggcccaaaatctctaccAGCACCCTTGGTTGTAATATTTAGTTTCCTCCAGGGTTTTCTTAAACTTAGCAGCACCTCCTGCTCAGGATGTCACAGATGCCTTTGCTCCTCTTGAACTTGGTGCTTCTACCGACAGACAACGGCCAAGTACACCTGGGCAGACTTCCGGCATGTGACCCGTTAAGCATACGAGGCTTGGTTGGAAACTGACACGAGAAGATAAGAAAGAACGATGTTGATCTTCTTTCAGATCCTTCTCTGTCCTCGATACCCACTACTGAAGACCAAACCAGCCTACATTCCAGTCTCAAGCCCCCATTTTGAAATAACTCAATCTAGGAAGCGCGGAGTTCTGGACTTGCCCACCAAAGGAGGGACAGACTTGTATGTATTGCCTGATTAAAACTGCATTACAAATCAAAACAAATATGGCAGATGTGGTGAGGTGGCTCAGTTACTAATGGGTggattaggatgctgtgcctgtgatcagatggacgttggttcaaatcccttacaaggcccttaactcgcAATTGCTTTAGGAGCTGTCTGAACCTTCTTTGAATAAAAGCACCTGTTAAATAACTGTTTTGTAATCTAACTGGGTGACATAGTATGACCTGACCAAGAGTCCAACGACCTTGGAGGGACCATGAAGTCATTCCTATTACTACTCCTTGGCAACAACTTAAAGCACCAGGTCCaaaaactcaaaaaaaaaataaaaaaaataaaataaaaaaatacacctAATGTACATCCACTGGATATTATCCAGCCTCTCTCAACATGTCAACATCCTGTCAGCTGACTGCGTTCAAGTGACACCACTTCTTGAAACCGGTATTGCGGCTCAAGGGTCCGCTAGCTCAAGTCACAAGCCATCTCCTGTCCTGCGACGGAAAACCGAGCAGGCTGTCGGGGAGGCTGGCGTGAGCGTCTGAAATCAGTGCTCACAAACATGTGTGACGATACTGAGAGGTGTGACCAAGACATGACCCTCAAGTTAACACAACACCCCACTGTGACAACAGCAGCCAGAAGCAGGATTTCACATCACAGTACCCGTTACCCGCTTTTACGCACCCGCACGCTATCTGAAAGCAATCAGCGAGTATTATTTATCGGCAATAAAAAGGCAGAAAGaaccacgtgtgtgtgtgttaacccAGGCAGGTAAGGAAATGAACAGCAGAGTTGCAGAATTTTAGCTGCCTGACGTCTTTTGTCATTCTCGACCTCCTGTCGGttgcattttatttgcagttcACATGGTTCCAAATGCAGGGACATACGCATGCATGTAACCCAGTATTTTGCCGAAATGAAAATGCATGCGCTTCTCACGGCACTACGATGACTCACGGGCTGACTGATGCAATCGAGACTCGTCGTCACACTGAGTCTTCACTATTCAGCGCAGCATTTCACCTATCCAGGGCAGTCAGAACGAAAAACATACATCATTTGACGATGATTTTGAACCCCCGAGGAATTTTATTTTGCTGTCGATAAAGCAATGGAGGAATGGGGCAATAAATATGCCAAAATATGAAACGTGACAATCACATAAATGTTCATATGTCGCATGGCCTCCTGGACCTGCTTCAGGGCCTACCATGTGTGCACaggtttaaaataaaattcttaCAATTTAAAACCTAAATAATATTCTCACAGGTCAAATCATGGCCGCATGGCCAATGGGTTACAGCCTACTTTTTGATAAATCACAATAGTAATAGTAACCAAGATCGAAATACATATTAGACACACACCACTGATCCAGTGCATTGCTGTGCTGATCCTGGTGGATCAACAAAACCAGACTAGTAGCCTCACTCATTAGGATCCACTAATGAAAGCTTAAGAAAGTCAGAAAAATTATGCtacaaaaaaaacccaaaaatgaTTATGCCAACAAACAAGTGGTTAGTGTTCAGGCTACCTGGCTTTCAATAGGCTGAAAAGTAATTTAACCCCATGTAAAACACGGTTGGAGATTTTGTAAAAACAACAGCACAGCCTGTGGACATCGCACATCATCGCAGTGTCAGAGGTCAACAGCACAGCAGAATCTGCCATGGGGGGGGAGGGCGATGCCAGGCTGCGACTTCTGGCCGAGAACGCTGCAGGAAGTACTGTTCAGTGTGGAAACTCGTGGTGTGAGGCCAACGCATCTCTGAGCTGCTCGCCGCTGTTGGACGGTGGGACTGGCTTTCTGGTGCTCAGATGGCTTCCACAGGCCAGGACTAAAAgacggggtcgggggggggtgcGCCTTGTTAATAGCAGACAGCCCGTCCAGAATGTGCAGGTCCAGACGCGCACTCGGATGCCCGTTAACGATTTTTCACCGTCATGTGATTATTTCACAGATTTCTCAGGGCCCTCATCTGGACTGCAGGGAATGCAGGTTACAGCTAACAGTAAACACAATCCTATCCTACTTATCATATTAATATCACATTAATATGACAACagtcataattaaaaaaaaataaaaaatcacaaatTTACACAGCGGTTATCAGAAtaaaaaaagctgaaaatctTTATTTGCAAGTAGGTTGTTAAAGCATAAATGATCAAAATTTAAATCGCGTCACTTTAAGCCAAAGGCCATAgctgtttatttacttaatAACAGAGCTCTAAATTGGTATTTCAGGTACAAATATTAATTATCCCATATAGCCTAATGTATGCCTTCATCTGGTTGAGCACTAATACAAGCCATGCTAGTTTATGTATGGTGCAGTGATGCAGTGTAACCTCGGTACCAATAAAACCCATCGTGTCCAACTGGACATCAGAGAAGTAAGAGCATTTAAGGTTATTTAAGGTTATTCACACTCTAACTTTTCAGACAAAAGCCACATCGGGTACAGAAAGAGCAAACGCTAATATAACTCAACACTAAAGAAAATGTTATGGGATTCTCTTGTGTCGGGGGGAGGGGTTATCAACCAgagtaatttgtttaaattttggAAAACCCAGCTGAGAAAGAAAATGGCAGCAGACGAAAAAAAAAGGGGAAGCCGAAcgaaagctgtttgctggaggCAAGGTTCAGTGCTTTGTAGCGGCTAAACGCTTGCAGTCACACTCACAGTGAACGAAGTGAGAGTAacacacaaagaaaaaaaacgaaaagagaaaaaaaaaaaacaaacaacaaacaaaccaaaggaGCTTGGTCTTGGTGTGGGAGGGTGTAAAGGAGAAGGGGGTTTCCATGCCGTTTGACAGGGTCCTGCACTGCGCGGGCCAAACACAGAAGCCGACCCTGACTCAAAACGGTAATGTCGAAACACGAGACATTCAGCAGGCAGAAACATATTAGTTATATATCCATGCGCATGTCAAAATGAGAAGGGGATTATATTTTTGTGTCATTTACCTATTAACTTCAAAGACACCATCAGCTTGAGTAACATAATACCACCGAGATACATATCTGAATGCAACTACAGACACTAACACAAGGACTActtaaccaaaaataaaactatACAATAAATTCCCTTATGCAATTAATATGCATTGTCAACTAAAACTTATGATGCATCAAGTATAGGAACCCATGATGTTTATTATTATATGCACATTATTGAACCACAACATCAGAGATAAATTGATGGTGTTAATATATTTCTGTAGCTactaaaacattacattaaagccctgtgcttccttcggTAAACTTTTGTCCATCTGTTAGTCAGACGGCAATCATATGAAAATTCTAACTGCTTTTTAAATACGTTTACCGCATAAAGACCCCTAAACACAAGGCaaatctttttccttctttaatcCACTATCATGCCGTTGCATGGTGCAATTTCACCTAGATTAATAGGACAAGAAGAATGCACAAGAAGAGAACTATGGAAAGTCATTATTGTTCTTGACTGATCATCGATGATGAAAATAGACTGTGGAGCAGAAGCGCAAAGCCATGAACATGCACAAAGCACACATGGGTTGACTTCTTCCTCCACATGTAAAATCCAACGTGTGAAGGCAAAATAGGACGGAATGAGTTATTGACATTTTGCTGGTGAGTTTGAATTATCAAGTTCCTTGATCTCAACACTCCAGAGAAAACACTCCAGTCTGTTgccagggtacatgtgtgtgtgtgtgtgtgtgtgtgtgtgtgtgtgtgtgtgtgtgtttgttcacTTCTTTATCAGTATTATCCCCGACTTGGTGTATATATCACAGCTAATTATAAAAGAAAACAGTcagagaaaaaataataataaagaaaaacaaattcaaACATAAGGTACAGTCGCCTGGAGAATCGGACTGCAAGGCGAACATAGCAGATAGAGCCCCCAGGCTGGGAGCATGTACGCTCACTTCAGCAAAGCGCATACTCCTGCTCAAGAGCACGAAGTGTGATCGCATGAAACGAGCTAATTAACGCTAACAAATTTGACCAACGGCAGTGACCCGTGTCGAGGCAGTTTAGTCGCTCGGTGCCGAGGCACGGCCATGTGACTCTGTGACAGCCAGCGACGGGCACCATCGCACGTGTCACCCTCAGCAATGGCGATTTAACGCAGCTCACCTTCCTCTGCTTCCCTCCCGCCAACGGGCCTGGACACCTCTCGTTAGCTTGGTTGGCTTATGTTTAGCCATTTGCCCGTGCACATGCCCGGGCATGCAATACCTTGCGGTCACGTCAGCAATcaaaaagcaaaaatgtgggaaaaCGATGTCGAAACGAAATGATGTTTGTATGTCACATTGtgatcatttatttaaaaaaaaatgtttggtgATCAGCTATTTAATTCAATATTGGGAACATCTAAAAATATAATTGATAACTCCAAAATAGTGCATCATTAAAAGAggcaataaatcaataaaaactcACAAACTGGCATTAGATAATAAATGATATGATAATCAATGCAGATAGTGAGATGTTATGTTTAAACAGAAGCTAACCCTGCTAACACAAAGAGCCAGTGCTCAACTTTTTAGCAGCTAAGAGGAATTAAGTCTTGTTTCAACTCAATGAAAGAATGGGTGGTTATCACAAGTAGATCGGCTGCACCATCCAAGGCGTGAACACAGTTGTGAAACCACATttctcaaaagtaaaaataaaaacgaaTTTTAAAAGCTGCCTTTTTCCGTTGTATACAGGCTAATCAGCAAATACTTGTGCTGCAGCATTCCCTGCTTTGCTCTACAGAACGTGCACGATAACAGGCTATGTGTTTTTGCATGCCGATTTAAAAGACTGGCGATATTCAGAAGTGGTGCTTTGGGTTTAAATTCTAATGAGGAATGAAACAGTAGCTGAATATTTATTTCCTGCGTTGCATTAGTTTGGTTTAATTAAAAAGTGGCAGAGGCTCACACTGATTGAGGTGTTAATGACAATTATTTCTGTGAGCCCTCCCAGCATGCAATGGGGCTGCTGTATTGCGGTAAGACTCTCCTCAGAGTGAGAATTTGAAATGTAGGCCTAGCGGGTGACCTTTCCTGCAATTTCTAAACATTTCATCTCCgcattttattcatttgcttACTTaagcaattatttttttttgttttattaattaagCAGTTATGCAGTGTGTTACAAAAACATGTCAAATTATGTTTTTTATTGCACATTTCGGTGAGTGGAAAGTTAGGGTGTGCAGGTCTGGGTTTTACCAGAATTAAAGGCCGCAAATTAACTTCTGTATTTTACAATTCTGCTTCTGACAACATGTTGCATAATTTAATGACACAGTACAAAATACCTATGGTCAATCAAATGCTAGGATATTTAACGACTTTTAATATCAAAAATAATATCTCAGCTGGAGGTAAGTAGTTAAATCATAAAATGTAAGTAAGTCAAATTCACTCAGATGTTTTATCACTTCGAAcaccatctttttttttttttttactgtctcCACCATTTAACTCAGGAGTCACGCCCATTTGGTCCAAAACTTGCCACCAATACTCTACACAACAGACTCTCAACCATGCACAATTTGTGCAACTCGCAGCTCAATTTATGGGAAGTAAAATATTCACAGCCTGCAAACTCAGGCTATATATGCCATCTCTGGGGCCTTAAGCAAAACGAAGAGACTAAAAAAGAGGGAAATACTGCAAATAACAACTGCACTAGTAAGTCATCCTGGACTCAGTGTACACTGATCAGGTCTTCTCTTGCATATCAATCATCAATCCTGATGTAATTTTTTTCCAAATACATTCAGAAAACCTGACTCATTGCATGCAAGAGATTACATGTTATCTGCGATGCTGTTTCTCCAATGGCTTAATTTGCAGCCACATGACCAGACACAGGTTAAAGAGGTCACACCTGGCAGGtgctttgagtgtgtgtgtgtgtgtgtgtctgtgtacataCCTTCCACCTTATCCGCACAGCGTTCCCTGGCCTTCTCTCTCATTAGCTTCGGGATGAGCACATCCAGTTCCACGTGGCGCAGTGCTGGCTCCCCTAGAAGAAACAAATGCTTTAAAAGACCAGAAGCAAACCTCCATCGGGTGTCACCGCATTCCAGACAAggtaaaaaaataagaaataagaacACTACCAAACTGGGGGAGATGAACAGGAATAAGGTAACACCAAAGCAATGTTCATGTGGTACAAGAACCTCACCTCACACTTCTCCCTTGGCACTACCTTAAACCCCCTAAAGACAGCAAAAGCTGACAGCATGTCTAAACCGTGGGCTGATGTGCGCTCCAATTCCCCTTTTAATCTGTGGGACAGGGCTTCTCTCCTAAAAGCCCCAGTGGGCACTTTTCCATCCACGCATCAATAACTGGCCACAGACAAGCCTCCTGTCTCACAGAAACTCCTGTCCCCAGACACCACTCCCCGGTTTGCGAAAGGCAGCCGGCCCCAGGAGCAATATGCACAGCCTGAAACCCATCTGAGCCATTAAAGGTGCTTGGCCACCTGGAGGATCAGATCAGAACATCCTCTGCCTCCTAAGGAACGCCGCAAAAAAAATGCTAGTTGCACTCAGACCGAAGACTTAAGGAATGTGTACAAATCAGACCGGGATGCC encodes:
- the cmc1 gene encoding COX assembly mitochondrial protein homolog isoform X2, yielding MSLDMKASKEGEPALRHVELDVLIPKLMREKARERCADKVEAFTHCCKESGFLMVVKCQEQNAALKECLSMHYKDPEFQEECKQQYVKEKEEYEKTGIPAKNRKQKLPTSM
- the cmc1 gene encoding COX assembly mitochondrial protein homolog isoform X1: MSLDMKASKEGEPALRHVELDVLIPKLMREKARERCADKVEATRIPNFKKSANSNMLKRRRSMRRLASQQRTGNRNCPPACSARRRGHPRERHPSLSRSEMESGRLYSLRFWSEETILHWKSFSFGSGGPSQLRASLYTVCLFS